From the Limosilactobacillus panis genome, one window contains:
- a CDS encoding YkuJ family protein, protein MCEVTYVQGSDEYVFVRFRPYERFRFDNIDLVAIEVYDCLYDLQHTF, encoded by the coding sequence GTGTGTGAGGTCACCTATGTTCAGGGAAGTGATGAGTACGTGTTTGTCCGGTTTCGCCCCTACGAACGGTTCCGTTTTGACAATATTGACCTTGTAGCAATTGAGGTTTATGACTGCTTATATGATTTGCAGCACACATTTTGA